DNA sequence from the Colletotrichum destructivum chromosome 9, complete sequence genome:
GCACAGGCACTGGCACAAAGCATGTAGTGTGGAGTCGGCTGCCAACCCACGCAAGGGAAATTTTCGGCCCCCAAAGGCCGCCCGCCGCATGGGCACACCCAAAGAcaggaaaggagagaggTGGTTGGGGAGAAAATCGCTCGATCCTTGGACCCTGGTGACCagagcggcagcggcgtccCACCCACGCGGAAGTGCCGGTATTTCAGCCGCCCGGCGTGCCGcgtcctcccctcccccctcctcccttccAACGTCGCAAAAAAACCACACGGACGAGCCCGCGGCTCCGTGGCGGTCGGTTTCGAGTCGCACAGTCTGACGCACGAATGTAAGCAGAAGCATTTCCGCGTTGCGATGCACTCGATATTTGGGTGGGTAAGCCCGAGCATGGTTGcacaagggcggcaacggcggcgagaaaGGTCACGATGGCGCCTTGTGGGCGATTAGTGTAGCGGAACGCTGtacaacgtcaacgtcggTTTGGCGCGGCCAAGGGGGCGCCGTTGGGAGGCATTTTGACCGTTTCTTACCCGCCATGTCAGCCCTACCTACATACGAAGGCGCCCGTGAGCCATGAACCGCTCGCTGGCAGATGCAGGTCTCGGACATCGGCTATTGTGCCGCACGTCACTGTTTCGTTAGGATGAGAATGCGAAAATGTACGTAGGGACCTAAGTAGGTAGGATAATAGGTGCAAAtgatacctacctacgtaattacctaggtaggtgggTAGCAGCAGTAGTACCTCTGCAAGGGGATTGTTGATTAATCATCGGTGGGTCGTGGCCTAGAAGAGATGCGATGCGGCAGGCACAGGACGGCGGAAGGGCACGACATATGCCGAAGAATGAATACGTACCCTGTTATCACTTGTCTGCGTCTGTCTGACAGTCTGACAGTCTTCCCGTCTGCCGTCTGCCGTCTGCCGTCTGGGATTTGCCGTTGCTGGTCGTACCCGACTTTTCGGATCGTCCATCTTTGTGTCCGTGTCAATCCCGGATGGACTGACAAGGACGTGACGGACTAACCCGGCGAAGACAAGGCCCCGTCGATGGTCGAGTCatctcatcaacaacatgGGTGTATAGCTGACAGTGAAGCAGCCACAACAAAACGCCTGCCATCGACGACTATGAGCCTGGTATTGGTCACGCTTCATACAGTACTGGCACGGGTTAGCAAGCAATGTTTTGGCAAGCAATGCAATGCAATGCAATGGAACAGACGGCACTTATTCAGACCCCCACCATTCCTTTCAATTAGGTGTGTTCGGCCCCCAACCCAACCAACGCCTCTCAGGGCTCATGCAAAGAAAGGATAAGAACACTAGGCAAAAGGTACCTATCCGTTCGCATCTTGTGTGTGGGTGTTACACAGAGACCAACGGAGTTGCAGGGGGtgtgagggagggggggggggaggcaaCAACATCCATGGTCTTTAGACAACTCATATTCAATCTTCAGCGGAGACCAGGATTAAGACTGGATCAAGGAGTGATCCGCCTGGAGAGCAGAGAGATGGCCTAGGAAGTCTACGAGGCCCCCCTCTTCGGGGCCCCTCCGTATCCTCAGCATCCTCCATTGTGACTGGTGCGACTGAGTGCAGCGTCCCCTCGGggctcttcttggcctcgaaAAAAAACCAAACCACAATACATCGTAGAGGTCTGGGCCTGTGGAGCACGCGGCACTAGTAGGGAGCATCGTTGCAGTTGCGGACGGCTAGCACACTGCCAGGACAGGACTCCACTCCCTGAACAGCGAACACTAGTGCGTTCCCGGTCGGGTACCGTAGCTCCCAACTGAAGTCGTATGCACTTCGGAGGTAAATAGCTAAGGTAGGTGGTAGGTAGGGGATCCATCCGCACCGTACCGTAGctcctaccttaccttaccttacctaccttatTAATCCTCAGCCCAGCCGGgctcctctcctcgtcctcgcaCTCCTCTCTCTGCCATCACCAAGCCATCGAGACCGAGCCCTGTCTCGACAGACTACCCAaggaggtaggtaggtaggtaggtaggtaggttggcTGTTATTGCTGACCGTCCTTGCTTTGCTTGCCATttgctgttgtcgtcgatTCTCCCTCTGTCCCGTCTAtctgtccgtccgtctgtctgtctgtctgtctcgtTTTGCTCTGTAAAAGCAGGCGAGTCAGGCCGCAGACCAGGGGCCGGGTGAGCCGCGACCCCGTTCGTTGCTCGTCGACACCATTTTGCCATATTTCCTGCCGGGAAAAAGATTCCCATTTCCTGTGTTGGAACTTgacccttcttcccttcttttttcgCATCGCGGAATTCGGCCGAACTTCCCCTGCCGCCCGGTTCTTCTCGCGCAAGCCGCCCCGTTGGCGCCATCTACCGCTGCCTCTCCcgtctcccccctccattATTATATTGTCTTGGGGTGTATTGACAAagaaccaccaccaccaccaccaccaccaccaccataacaacaacacacaCCACGCATCACGCATCACGCATTACAACATGTCGAGACAGATCCAGCGGCTCGAcgtgacgccgccgtccgagGACTCGGACGCGGTCAACTCGAGCTCGCGTTACACAGGCCGCTTGTCAACGTCGTCCAGCCATCCCTCTCCCGTCGATGCCCCGCCCCGCGCCCATCGCGCCTGCGAAAAATGCACCCgcaccaagaagaagtgTGACAAAGGCCTGCCCGCTTGCTCGAGGTGCACCAGGTAAGTTGGCCAAACACTGCCTACCTATTCTAGAGgctatctacctacctatccgCCTGCCAGCCATCGTGAGTCTAACCGGGGACCCCAGACTCACCACCAACTGCTGCTACGACTTTGTCGTCAATCCGCCTTCGCTCACCATCGTCGATCaaggcgccgtcgccacTGCCTACAAGCATCCCAGCGACCCGCGGCCCACCTTTGAGTGGCTCAACCAGGTCGACTTCACCGCTGGCCAGATCATgcagctcctcgtcagccATGGCGTTGACTGGAAGGCCTCCGTCAACACCTATTTCAACACCGTCAATACCTGGCTCGTTGTCATCCACCCCGACGTCTGGCGGAGGCgttgcgccgccgccgacctcgacaccAACCCCAACGACTCGGATCTGGCCATGCTCATCTTGTGCATCCACCTGTTGACCATCTGGAACTGTGACGAGTTTTCCTCCACCGCCATGCTGGACCACCCGCTTTATCAGACTGCCAAGCGCATATGGACTTTGAGGAAAGCCTTTtccaaggccaagatcgagcACGTGCAGTGCGGCGTTCTGATATCTCTGTATGAGATGGGGCATGGCGACATCACCCGCTGTTATCAGACGTTTGGCGAGGCCGCCTCGCTCGGCAAGGTGCTGAATTTGAAACCCGGCAAGTACGtcaaggaagaagaggacaTGCCCGCCGACCCCGAAGACGAGCAGAATCGAGCGCTTTGGTGGGTGCTCGTCATCATGGACAAGTGAGAACTACAGCCCAGCCCAATCCTTTTCCCCGAGTGTTTACTTACTC
Encoded proteins:
- a CDS encoding uncharacterized protein (Putative zn(2)Cys(6) fungal-type DNA-binding domain, transcription factor domain, fungi), with amino-acid sequence MSRQIQRLDVTPPSEDSDAVNSSSRYTGRLSTSSSHPSPVDAPPRAHRACEKCTRTKKKCDKGLPACSRCTRLTTNCCYDFVVNPPSLTIVDQGAVATAYKHPSDPRPTFEWLNQVDFTAGQIMQLLVSHGVDWKASVNTYFNTVNTWLVVIHPDVWRRRCAAADLDTNPNDSDLAMLILCIHLLTIWNCDEFSSTAMLDHPLYQTAKRIWTLRKAFSKAKIEHVQCGVLISLYEMGHGDITRCYQTFGEAASLGKVLNLKPGKYVKEEEDMPADPEDEQNRALWWVLVIMDKISHEQSSTLWNPLQMDMPSDDDLLPTEHYLWDSDRNGSFKLVKRYPVTIPASVRVGAFQRSCQAAILLGYAINWEAANAELEEPPTVWSFVQLESATRDLIEALITRSETWGENLNTYAQCASIFCLLFYSFLYAANRPDTPAQDPETDVEMRKAVAGIKFTIGLVIDGSNGIFNAYSNRHDVLEHCAPVWPYAQYHTMQLLFHYEALLEDAESMMAEVRHRVDCTTKRWACSRWLLEEFDRVQAARRSGAKMCKKCTIGSRTCGHCPVPE